The Bernardetia litoralis DSM 6794 genome includes a window with the following:
- a CDS encoding class I SAM-dependent DNA methyltransferase: MKLQTLKPAQSLNQAYRKEHVEAKEFERFADALEKLLEEMEKQRENNTQFLMADFLKDAYYKNLHAINPSADSDIDTVIHHQDTQKSPVGVMIENKKPNSNEFITKDDFNKKSFHQLIYYYLIERIEEKNIEIKNLVITDVYEWFIFDENQFNKLFHQNKSLVKKFNTFIKEKGKGKGTSYFYKEIAKPFIDSLDEEIICTHFDLRDYQKELESFRQNFGKEEQSEQAQKDQKKLIHLYKILSPVHLLKKPFSNDSNSLNKDFYNELLHILGLEEVKEQNKKVIKRKNVNNRERGSFLENTLAKVERKRVETVRNHKSYGDSDTEKYENIALELCITWTNRILFLKLLEAQLLQYHKTEKKEVRQKYKFLNIQTIQDFNMLDELFFDVLAKRPKTRREHLNNFAHIPYLNSSLFEETPLEADTVLVNNLADNAELTLHSKTVLKDDNGKRREGKETPLSYFFQFLDAYNFSSEGTEEIRKDKKTLINASVLGLIFEKINGYKDGSFYTPSFITMYMCRQTLRRSVIQKFSEEYKMEFENFEDLSFFLSSKYKPEDNLKNNKIFDSIKICDPAVGSGHFLVSALNELIVIKSELGILADSTGKSLRVDMRIENDELFAFETENDFFEYQIGNKISQTIQKTLFHEKQKLIENCLFGVDINPNSVKICRLRLWIELLKNAYYTEESNFEELETLPNIDINIKTGNSLISRFDLDADISKALKKSNWTIDSYRMAVHTYRNATSKDQKFEMEKLIDTIKADFRSEVSKKDPKILALSKKAAELQTLLTQTSVFELSKTEQKAKDKNIEKLKKEVLKLNTEIEDIKSSKIYQNAFEWRFEFPEVLDNKGNFIGFDVVIGNPPYIRQEEILSQKPHLQDNYKTYNGKADLLVFFIELGMNIMRDKGNFTFIIANKFMRAGFGEPLRIWLQQFQLNEIIDFGDLPVFEEATTYPCIISVHKEKPNNFFKAANVEDLDFDLLETRLKETAFESDQKKLEDTGWNLANEKTQSLLLKIKNQGQSLGVHLNGKMYYGIKTGLNEAFIIDEETKNTLIKKHKKSLEIIKPFLSGRDIKKYQFPLVREYLIFAYKGIDIKKYPAIFNHLEKHEVKLKRKAGGNKWYELQSSPANTNRYEQEKIVWAETSLNNQFCIIDKGVFLNKTTFLIPSNDLVLLGIMNSNLVRFYLDSVVSKVRGGYFSMSKAYVETTPIVYPEDKTQIKEKVTQILSLKKSNPSADTSALESEIDALVYVLYGLSEEEVAIIKEQ; the protein is encoded by the coding sequence ATGAAACTACAAACACTCAAACCTGCCCAATCGCTTAATCAAGCATACAGAAAAGAACATGTTGAAGCCAAAGAATTCGAACGCTTTGCTGATGCACTAGAAAAACTGCTTGAGGAAATGGAAAAACAGCGTGAAAATAATACACAGTTTTTGATGGCTGACTTTCTGAAAGATGCCTATTATAAAAATCTTCACGCCATAAATCCGTCGGCAGATTCTGATATTGATACCGTTATTCATCATCAAGACACACAAAAAAGTCCTGTTGGTGTGATGATAGAAAATAAAAAACCGAATAGTAACGAATTTATAACAAAGGATGATTTTAATAAAAAATCATTTCATCAGCTCATTTATTATTATTTGATTGAGCGAATAGAAGAAAAAAATATAGAAATCAAAAATCTTGTTATTACTGATGTATATGAATGGTTTATTTTTGATGAAAATCAATTCAATAAATTATTTCATCAAAATAAAAGTTTGGTCAAAAAATTTAATACGTTCATAAAAGAAAAGGGAAAAGGAAAAGGTACAAGTTATTTCTACAAAGAAATTGCAAAGCCATTTATAGATTCTTTAGATGAAGAAATAATATGTACACATTTTGATTTGAGAGATTATCAAAAAGAATTAGAAAGTTTTAGACAAAATTTTGGAAAGGAAGAACAAAGCGAACAAGCACAAAAAGACCAAAAGAAACTTATTCATCTTTACAAAATTTTGTCGCCTGTTCATTTACTCAAAAAACCGTTTTCAAACGATTCAAACTCACTCAATAAAGATTTTTATAATGAACTTTTGCACATTTTAGGACTGGAAGAGGTAAAGGAGCAAAACAAAAAAGTAATTAAACGAAAAAATGTAAACAATAGAGAACGAGGTTCTTTTTTGGAAAATACACTCGCTAAAGTAGAAAGAAAACGAGTAGAAACTGTCAGAAACCACAAATCGTATGGAGATAGCGATACCGAAAAATATGAAAATATTGCACTAGAACTCTGCATTACGTGGACAAATCGTATTCTTTTTCTAAAACTTTTGGAAGCCCAACTTTTACAGTATCACAAAACAGAAAAAAAAGAAGTTCGTCAGAAATATAAGTTTTTGAATATTCAAACGATTCAAGACTTTAATATGCTTGATGAATTATTTTTTGATGTGTTGGCGAAAAGACCCAAAACAAGAAGAGAACATTTAAACAATTTTGCTCATATTCCTTATCTCAATAGTTCCCTTTTTGAAGAAACACCTCTTGAAGCTGATACCGTTCTTGTAAATAATCTTGCTGATAATGCAGAACTTACTTTGCATTCCAAAACAGTTTTAAAAGATGACAACGGAAAGCGAAGAGAAGGAAAAGAAACGCCTCTAAGTTATTTCTTTCAGTTTTTAGATGCTTATAATTTTAGTTCGGAAGGAACAGAGGAAATCCGAAAAGACAAAAAAACACTAATTAATGCCTCTGTTTTGGGACTTATTTTTGAAAAAATAAATGGCTACAAAGACGGTTCATTTTATACACCAAGTTTTATTACGATGTATATGTGTCGCCAAACACTTAGGCGTTCGGTTATTCAAAAATTTTCAGAAGAATACAAAATGGAGTTTGAGAATTTTGAGGATTTATCATTTTTTCTTTCTTCCAAATACAAACCAGAAGACAATCTCAAAAACAATAAAATATTTGATTCTATCAAAATTTGTGACCCTGCTGTGGGTTCTGGACACTTTTTGGTTTCTGCACTCAACGAACTCATCGTTATAAAATCGGAGTTGGGAATTTTGGCAGATTCAACTGGAAAGAGTTTGCGTGTTGATATGCGTATAGAAAATGATGAGCTTTTCGCCTTCGAAACAGAAAACGATTTTTTTGAGTATCAAATTGGAAATAAAATAAGCCAAACCATACAAAAAACGCTTTTCCACGAAAAACAAAAATTGATAGAAAACTGTCTTTTTGGGGTTGATATTAATCCAAATTCTGTCAAAATATGTCGTTTGCGTCTTTGGATTGAGCTTCTGAAAAATGCCTATTATACCGAAGAAAGCAATTTTGAAGAACTGGAAACGCTTCCAAATATTGATATTAATATCAAAACTGGAAACTCGCTAATAAGTCGTTTTGATTTAGATGCTGATATTAGCAAGGCTCTCAAAAAAAGCAACTGGACGATAGATTCGTACCGTATGGCTGTTCACACGTACAGAAATGCGACCAGCAAAGACCAGAAGTTTGAAATGGAAAAACTTATTGACACCATAAAAGCCGATTTTAGAAGTGAAGTAAGTAAAAAAGACCCTAAAATATTGGCTCTTTCCAAAAAAGCTGCTGAATTACAAACCCTACTCACACAAACCTCCGTTTTTGAACTTAGCAAGACCGAACAAAAAGCAAAAGACAAAAATATAGAAAAATTAAAAAAGGAAGTTCTGAAACTAAACACAGAAATTGAAGATATAAAAAGCAGTAAAATCTATCAAAATGCTTTCGAATGGCGTTTTGAGTTTCCTGAAGTATTGGATAATAAAGGTAATTTTATTGGATTTGATGTCGTGATTGGGAATCCTCCTTATATTCGTCAAGAAGAAATATTAAGTCAAAAACCTCATTTACAAGACAATTATAAAACTTATAATGGAAAAGCTGATTTATTAGTTTTCTTTATTGAACTGGGAATGAATATTATGAGAGATAAAGGAAACTTTACTTTCATTATTGCTAATAAATTTATGCGTGCAGGTTTTGGAGAGCCTTTACGTATTTGGTTACAACAATTTCAACTTAATGAAATTATTGATTTTGGAGATTTACCTGTTTTTGAAGAAGCTACAACTTATCCTTGTATTATTTCTGTTCACAAAGAAAAACCGAATAATTTCTTTAAAGCTGCAAATGTAGAAGATTTAGATTTTGACCTTTTAGAAACAAGATTAAAAGAAACAGCTTTTGAAAGTGACCAAAAAAAGTTAGAAGATACAGGCTGGAATTTAGCAAATGAGAAAACACAAAGTTTGCTCTTGAAAATTAAAAATCAAGGGCAGAGTTTAGGAGTACATTTGAATGGAAAAATGTATTACGGAATAAAAACAGGATTGAATGAAGCATTTATAATTGATGAAGAAACTAAAAACACACTTATTAAAAAACATAAAAAAAGTTTAGAAATTATAAAGCCATTTTTAAGTGGAAGAGATATAAAAAAATATCAATTTCCATTAGTAAGAGAATATTTAATTTTTGCTTATAAAGGAATTGACATAAAGAAATACCCAGCTATTTTTAATCATTTAGAAAAACATGAAGTTAAATTGAAAAGAAAAGCAGGAGGAAACAAATGGTATGAATTACAATCATCTCCTGCAAACACAAACAGATATGAACAGGAAAAGATAGTTTGGGCAGAAACATCTTTAAATAATCAATTTTGTATCATTGACAAAGGTGTGTTTCTAAATAAGACTACATTTTTAATTCCCTCAAATGATTTAGTTTTATTAGGAATTATGAATTCTAATTTAGTTCGATTTTACCTTGATTCTGTTGTTTCAAAAGTTCGTGGTGGATACTTCTCTATGTCAAAAGCATATGTGGAAACAACTCCTATTGTTTATCCAGAAGATAAAACCCAAATAAAAGAAAAAGTAACTCAAATCCTCTCTCTAAAAAAATCAAATCCATCAGCCGACACGAGCGCACTAGAAAGTGAGATTGATGCTTTGGTGTATGTGTTGTATGGACTTAGTGAAGAAGAGGTTGCGATTATTAAAGAGCAGTAA